The proteins below come from a single Thermomicrobiales bacterium genomic window:
- a CDS encoding ABC transporter substrate-binding protein produces the protein MGDDLERVRSTLQNARQTRMSRRGFLGKSIIGAAGLTVLGGLLAACGGDDEETPAAATSTTAPESGAEPTSTEAAAEESPTEAPEATEATEEGSPEAEATEPGSPEAGGGTRIDGGDRLMGKDIEEPGQTGGTLIQADSLDIRTLNPILQNDVPSGNVISLILESMIETNPDSLEPTGNLAVSWEVNEDASEWTFYLRDGVTWHDGEPFTGQDVKMTYDLFMNPDSGSNQTSTLTSKIDTVELIDDFTVHFKLKLPVVDFPIDSGSFRILANHVWGDIEPSQVQQDPGSTGNDPSRVVGTGPFKFKEWITSDHVTLERNDDYWDGAPALDEFIYKIVPDTASAIQQLKTGEVDVYVGVEGSQVADFENTDVNIEVYPQLSFTFYGTNMDESITTKFVDAKVRQALMYALDRQAIVDNIYFGYGEVAIGTLPTASWAANPEGIEPDLRYDYDPDKANALLDEAGWMAGSDGVREKDGQRMSFDMYGISGNNIAVQSLQAMQEYWKAVGVEMTPQPEPFQQLVSRITETFDFEIFLVGFSWDATPDQSAMWACDSYKAGFNMVKYCNPEVDDLLKQAAAEPDKQKRIELYTEFQNKLLVDIPMGVTVFSQGITGVNKRVHNFFPSQQNTRFNAETWWVEQ, from the coding sequence GTGGGCGACGACCTGGAACGGGTCCGCAGTACATTGCAGAACGCGCGTCAGACGCGGATGTCTCGGCGTGGCTTTCTGGGGAAATCAATCATTGGCGCGGCAGGGCTGACCGTCCTCGGTGGCCTGTTGGCGGCTTGCGGCGGTGACGACGAGGAGACACCGGCAGCGGCAACCAGCACGACCGCACCGGAGTCCGGCGCCGAGCCGACATCCACTGAGGCTGCTGCTGAAGAGAGCCCAACAGAAGCTCCCGAGGCGACGGAAGCAACCGAAGAGGGAAGCCCCGAAGCCGAAGCGACCGAGCCGGGATCACCGGAGGCCGGTGGCGGCACGCGCATCGACGGTGGCGACCGGCTGATGGGCAAGGATATTGAGGAGCCGGGGCAAACCGGCGGAACGCTGATTCAGGCTGATAGCCTCGATATCCGCACGCTGAACCCGATCCTGCAGAACGACGTGCCGTCGGGCAACGTCATTTCACTCATCCTCGAGAGCATGATCGAAACCAATCCGGATTCGCTGGAGCCGACTGGCAACCTGGCTGTCTCCTGGGAGGTGAACGAGGACGCCTCGGAATGGACGTTCTATCTGCGCGATGGCGTGACCTGGCACGACGGCGAGCCATTCACCGGACAAGACGTCAAGATGACGTACGACCTGTTCATGAACCCGGACAGCGGCTCGAACCAGACATCGACGTTGACCTCGAAGATCGACACTGTCGAGCTGATTGATGACTTCACAGTTCACTTCAAGCTGAAGCTGCCAGTCGTTGACTTCCCGATCGACTCGGGCAGCTTCCGCATTCTGGCAAACCACGTCTGGGGCGACATTGAGCCTTCCCAGGTTCAGCAGGATCCAGGCTCGACCGGCAACGATCCGTCGCGGGTCGTTGGCACTGGGCCGTTCAAGTTCAAGGAGTGGATCACCAGCGACCACGTGACGCTGGAGCGCAACGACGACTACTGGGATGGTGCCCCGGCGCTCGACGAGTTCATCTACAAGATCGTGCCGGATACGGCATCCGCCATTCAGCAGCTGAAGACGGGCGAAGTTGATGTCTATGTCGGTGTCGAAGGATCGCAGGTTGCGGACTTCGAGAACACCGATGTGAACATCGAGGTCTACCCGCAGCTGAGCTTCACGTTCTACGGCACGAACATGGACGAGTCGATCACGACGAAGTTCGTGGACGCAAAGGTGCGTCAGGCGCTGATGTATGCGCTCGATCGCCAGGCGATCGTCGACAACATCTACTTCGGTTACGGCGAGGTCGCCATCGGAACGCTGCCAACCGCATCGTGGGCGGCGAACCCGGAGGGCATCGAGCCGGACCTGCGCTACGACTACGACCCGGACAAGGCCAACGCCCTACTGGACGAGGCCGGCTGGATGGCCGGGAGCGATGGCGTCCGCGAGAAGGACGGCCAGCGCATGTCGTTCGACATGTATGGCATCTCCGGCAACAACATCGCCGTGCAGTCGTTGCAGGCGATGCAGGAGTACTGGAAGGCTGTTGGCGTCGAGATGACGCCGCAACCGGAGCCGTTCCAGCAACTCGTCTCGCGCATCACCGAGACGTTTGACTTCGAGATCTTCCTCGTCGGATTCAGCTGGGATGCGACGCCGGATCAGTCGGCGATGTGGGCCTGCGATTCGTACAAGGCGGGCTTCAACATGGTCAAGTACTGCAACCCGGAGGTGGATGATCTGCTGAAGCAGGCGGCGGCAGAGCCGGACAAGCAGAAGCGCATCGAGCTCTACACCGAGTTCCAGAACAAGCTGCTTGTCGACATCCCGATGGGTGTGACGGTGTTCAGCCAGGGCATCACCGGCGTCAACAAGCGCGTGCACAACTTCTTCCCGAGCCAGCAGAACACCCGGTTCAACGCTGAGACCTGGTGGGTCGAGCAGTAG
- a CDS encoding M28 family peptidase produces MDPAWRDPATEAAILADISLDEPWALVEQFSTLTRLSGSDDEARAVDYITTRLTDWGIEHAVHHPTCLISLPGPATLRTIGPAGRSFTVKTPSFSPTTAGEEVEAELVYIPGSQAAGINELFSDQRTAAGQDLRGKIVMTEGLGIAARGFDLAGSGAVAALFINPGERIHEGITTTSWGSPDLTSTDRTPPVPILAINRPDGQALIDMLASGPVRVAFSNQTDTSWRQIPVVVAEIPGRNESDDFLLFHGHIDSWHVGVGDNATGDATLLELARVFSNHSDKLDRAIRVAWWSGHSHGRYAGSTWYAEEYAHDILQHCIAHVNCDSPGCRWASVYENVSWMSEAGDFAQSVIRDVTGLDSSGEGHVLRAGDCSFNNLGVTTYFMLSSTMPQDLVAEKGYYPVGGCGGNIAWHTEDDTLDVADRDNLLRDMRVYATAIVRTVNAPVLPFDYRATVDELRAAVSRYQDAAGHDIDLEPTQDALEALRDALDEMYEMFTTIGDDKDRRTAANDAQVDIARILVTLGYTQDGRFRQDPARAIATLPALASALQLPDADADARQVLLNELRRSQNAVVWELIQAVATVEQAIEWQEPHD; encoded by the coding sequence ATGGACCCTGCCTGGCGTGACCCTGCCACCGAGGCTGCCATCCTGGCCGACATTTCGCTTGATGAGCCCTGGGCGCTCGTCGAGCAATTCAGCACGCTCACGCGCCTTTCCGGCTCCGACGACGAGGCGCGCGCGGTGGACTACATCACAACCCGCCTCACCGATTGGGGAATCGAGCACGCGGTCCACCACCCGACCTGCCTGATCAGTCTGCCCGGCCCGGCGACCCTGCGGACTATTGGGCCTGCCGGACGCAGCTTCACCGTCAAAACGCCTTCTTTCTCGCCGACGACCGCCGGCGAAGAAGTCGAGGCCGAACTCGTCTACATCCCCGGCTCCCAGGCGGCAGGAATCAACGAGCTGTTCTCCGACCAGCGCACCGCTGCCGGCCAGGACCTGCGCGGTAAGATCGTCATGACCGAGGGACTCGGGATAGCCGCGCGCGGATTTGATCTCGCCGGGTCTGGCGCAGTCGCCGCGCTGTTCATCAATCCGGGCGAGCGCATCCACGAAGGCATTACGACGACGAGCTGGGGTTCACCCGACCTCACCTCGACCGATCGCACGCCGCCGGTCCCGATCCTGGCGATCAACCGCCCGGACGGGCAGGCGCTCATAGACATGCTCGCGAGTGGCCCGGTACGCGTCGCGTTCTCCAACCAGACCGACACCAGCTGGCGGCAGATCCCGGTCGTCGTCGCTGAGATCCCCGGACGCAACGAGTCCGACGACTTTCTGCTCTTTCACGGCCACATAGACTCGTGGCACGTCGGCGTCGGCGACAACGCCACCGGCGACGCGACCCTGCTGGAGCTGGCTCGTGTCTTCAGCAACCATAGCGACAAGCTGGACCGCGCGATCCGCGTAGCCTGGTGGAGCGGCCACTCGCACGGCCGTTACGCCGGCTCAACCTGGTACGCCGAAGAGTACGCGCACGACATCCTGCAGCATTGCATTGCCCACGTGAACTGCGACTCTCCCGGCTGCCGTTGGGCGTCGGTCTACGAAAACGTGTCGTGGATGAGCGAGGCGGGCGATTTCGCGCAGTCGGTCATCCGCGACGTCACCGGCCTGGACTCCTCCGGCGAGGGCCACGTCCTGCGCGCCGGAGACTGCTCGTTCAACAACCTCGGCGTCACGACCTACTTCATGCTCTCCTCGACCATGCCGCAGGACCTCGTCGCCGAGAAGGGCTACTACCCGGTTGGTGGCTGCGGCGGCAACATCGCCTGGCACACCGAAGACGACACGCTCGACGTCGCCGACCGTGACAACCTGCTCCGCGACATGCGTGTCTACGCCACCGCCATCGTCCGCACGGTCAATGCGCCAGTTCTGCCTTTCGACTACCGCGCGACCGTCGACGAGCTACGCGCCGCCGTCTCCCGTTATCAGGACGCTGCCGGACACGACATTGATCTGGAGCCGACGCAGGACGCGCTCGAAGCGTTGCGTGATGCGCTCGACGAGATGTACGAGATGTTCACGACAATCGGCGACGATAAAGACCGGCGCACTGCCGCCAACGATGCCCAGGTTGACATCGCTCGCATTCTCGTCACGCTCGGCTACACGCAGGACGGGCGCTTCCGCCAGGATCCTGCCCGCGCCATCGCCACACTCCCGGCGCTCGCCAGTGCCTTGCAGCTTCCGGACGCCGATGCTGACGCGAGACAGGTGCTGCTCAACGAACTGCGGCGTAGCCAGAACGCAGTCGTCTGGGAGCTGATCCAGGCAGTCGCCACCGTCGAGCAAGCAATCGAGTGGCAGGAACCCCACGATTAG
- a CDS encoding S9 family peptidase, with translation MSRPYTPEMAVDLRVPSEIRLSPDGSHVLYRVEPIGHRTSARTSTIFVVPADGSGFPRALTGSNHNNTAATWSPDGSNVAFLSDRAQQGTQQLHVVPVGGGEPLGLTQIDGGVSSPTFAPDGRSIAFTARRKALAGEPDLPQEIRLESTLARPRGLAQVPVTGGPPEVIGPRDCHVWGFAWSPDGATIAALISDTDALADAWDNVRLVVCAVDGTGQRELLRLCSFPGTPLWSDDGRRIAVIGAQVSQRDATNVIVVDVASGAVTIIDDRDMTPNAALFVGDDLLVHSVEIQRTRIDRGVADSPEWEQLSLGPALADAWVEARAGWDVRNGMIAVAGAFPDHPANIYAGPLGGDLVCLTDLNPQIRGVDLSDMESIEWMASDGMVIHGWLMLPPGSDLNACYPLVAAIHGGPTWQWGNWFHGTWHDWGQILTAAGYAVFMPNPRGSTGRGRAFTGINRFDFGGGDFDDIMTGIDMLIERGVADPDRLGICGWSFGGFMAAWAIGHTDRFKASVAGAACTNWVSKIGTTDIRPYDEWDVGVVNADPDRPWFHSPLRYAGKGTTPTLVLHGQADVRVPVTQGTELYHSVKASGTDAEMASYPRQGHAFHERAFELDLLQRLVGWFDRYLDPDVETRDS, from the coding sequence ATGTCCAGACCCTACACTCCAGAAATGGCCGTCGACCTGCGTGTCCCGTCCGAGATCAGGCTGTCGCCGGACGGCAGCCACGTTCTCTATCGCGTCGAGCCGATCGGCCACCGCACATCTGCCCGCACCAGCACGATCTTCGTCGTCCCCGCAGATGGCTCAGGCTTCCCGCGTGCGCTCACCGGCAGCAACCACAACAACACGGCCGCAACCTGGTCGCCTGACGGCTCGAACGTCGCGTTCCTGTCCGATCGTGCTCAGCAGGGCACGCAGCAACTACACGTTGTCCCGGTCGGCGGTGGTGAACCACTCGGCCTGACTCAGATCGATGGCGGCGTTTCCAGCCCGACGTTCGCCCCGGATGGCCGCTCAATCGCGTTCACCGCTCGACGCAAGGCGCTGGCCGGCGAGCCTGACCTGCCGCAGGAGATTCGCCTCGAAAGCACGCTCGCACGCCCTCGCGGACTCGCACAGGTTCCCGTCACCGGCGGGCCGCCCGAGGTCATTGGGCCGCGCGATTGCCATGTCTGGGGCTTCGCCTGGTCGCCTGATGGCGCGACGATCGCCGCGCTGATCTCCGACACTGACGCGCTGGCCGACGCCTGGGACAATGTCCGCCTCGTTGTCTGCGCCGTCGATGGCACCGGGCAGCGCGAGCTGCTGCGCCTGTGCAGCTTCCCCGGCACGCCGCTCTGGTCTGACGATGGTCGCCGCATCGCCGTGATCGGGGCACAGGTATCCCAGCGTGACGCAACCAACGTCATCGTCGTCGACGTCGCGTCCGGCGCTGTCACCATCATCGACGACCGCGACATGACCCCGAATGCCGCGCTCTTCGTTGGTGACGACCTGCTCGTTCACTCCGTCGAGATCCAGCGCACCCGTATTGATCGCGGCGTAGCCGACAGCCCGGAATGGGAGCAGCTCTCGTTGGGCCCAGCGCTCGCTGACGCCTGGGTAGAAGCGCGTGCCGGCTGGGATGTCCGAAACGGCATGATCGCCGTCGCCGGGGCGTTCCCCGATCATCCGGCCAACATATACGCCGGTCCGCTCGGTGGTGATCTCGTCTGCCTGACCGACCTGAACCCGCAGATCCGTGGCGTTGATCTGTCCGACATGGAGTCGATTGAGTGGATGGCGAGTGACGGTATGGTCATCCACGGCTGGCTGATGCTACCGCCGGGTAGCGATCTCAATGCCTGTTACCCGTTGGTCGCGGCGATTCATGGTGGCCCGACCTGGCAGTGGGGTAACTGGTTCCACGGCACCTGGCACGACTGGGGCCAGATCCTGACCGCCGCAGGCTATGCCGTCTTCATGCCAAACCCGCGCGGCAGCACTGGGCGCGGTCGCGCGTTTACCGGCATCAATCGCTTCGATTTCGGCGGTGGTGACTTCGATGACATCATGACCGGCATCGACATGCTCATCGAACGCGGAGTCGCCGACCCGGATCGACTCGGCATCTGCGGCTGGTCGTTCGGCGGATTCATGGCAGCCTGGGCGATCGGTCATACCGACCGCTTCAAGGCGTCCGTCGCGGGGGCTGCCTGCACGAACTGGGTCTCCAAGATCGGCACGACCGACATCCGCCCGTACGATGAGTGGGATGTCGGCGTGGTGAATGCCGACCCGGATCGCCCATGGTTCCACTCCCCGCTGCGCTATGCCGGCAAGGGCACCACGCCGACGCTGGTTCTGCACGGACAGGCCGACGTGCGCGTACCGGTGACGCAGGGCACCGAGCTCTATCACTCGGTCAAGGCGAGCGGCACCGATGCCGAAATGGCCTCGTACCCGCGTCAAGGGCACGCCTTCCACGAGCGCGCCTTCGAGCTTGACCTGCTCCAGCGACTGGTCGGCTGGTTCGACCGCTACCTGGATCCGGACGTGGAAACGCGAGATTCCTGA
- a CDS encoding S9 family peptidase — protein sequence MKTRYTPEMAVDLRIPFDVQLSPDGSQVLFRVEPVGHRKPERTSTIFVVPSDGSAPPRAITGSDNNNTSPSWSPDGRMIAFASDRPERGRQQLHVIPSTGGEPLRLTNLDGGVSNVAFAPDGASIAFTARRKALAGEDDPRKEIRVASEVWRPHGIARVAPTGGPHTTIGPREGHVWGYAWSPDGQTIAAFISDTENLADSWDNVRLVVTNVDGSDERELLRLTGFPAPPIWSEDGRYLAAVGSVAENHDSRNVYIVEVATGDVTVLDDRGMSPNAVAFAGDDLVVHSVETQRTRVDRVDPGGEEWESVDLGAELSEAWVDMRGGWDVRAGRIAVAAAFADHPMNVYAGALGGAAKRLTDLNPQLRDVDLVGMEPLEWKSTDGTVVYGWLMLPPDHDASSGPLPLISVIHGGPSAQWGNWFHGTWHDWGQVLVPHGYAVFMPNPRGSTGRGGAFTGANRYDFGGGDFEDIMTGVDMLIERGVADPDRLGICGWSFGGFMTAWTVGHTDRFKAAIAGAACTNWVSKIGTTDIRPFNEWNLGAVNEDPDRPWERSPIRYARNATTPTLIVHGQADVRVPVTQGTEFYNALRAAGVDTEMVSYPRQGHAFERAFELDLLQRLVGWFERYLGPTQD from the coding sequence ATGAAGACACGGTATACCCCTGAGATGGCCGTTGACCTGCGCATCCCGTTCGACGTCCAACTGTCGCCGGACGGCAGCCAGGTCCTGTTCCGCGTCGAGCCCGTTGGCCATCGCAAGCCGGAGCGCACCAGCACGATCTTCGTCGTGCCGTCCGATGGCTCCGCCCCGCCACGCGCCATCACTGGCAGCGACAACAACAACACCTCGCCTTCCTGGTCGCCAGACGGCCGCATGATCGCGTTCGCCTCCGATCGCCCGGAGCGCGGTCGCCAGCAGCTTCACGTCATCCCCTCGACAGGTGGCGAGCCGCTGCGGCTGACCAATCTCGACGGCGGCGTCTCCAACGTTGCGTTTGCTCCCGATGGCGCATCGATCGCCTTCACCGCGCGCCGCAAGGCGCTGGCCGGAGAAGACGATCCGCGCAAGGAGATCCGCGTCGCCAGCGAAGTATGGCGGCCCCACGGCATCGCCCGCGTCGCCCCGACCGGCGGCCCGCACACAACGATCGGTCCGCGCGAGGGACACGTCTGGGGCTACGCGTGGTCGCCGGATGGCCAGACGATCGCCGCGTTCATCTCCGACACCGAGAATCTGGCCGACTCGTGGGACAACGTCCGGCTTGTCGTCACCAACGTCGATGGCTCTGACGAGCGCGAGCTGCTGCGCCTGACCGGTTTTCCGGCTCCACCGATCTGGTCCGAGGACGGGCGCTATCTCGCCGCCGTCGGCTCGGTCGCCGAAAACCATGATTCGCGCAATGTCTACATCGTCGAAGTTGCCACTGGCGACGTGACCGTTCTCGACGACCGCGGCATGTCACCGAACGCCGTCGCGTTCGCCGGAGACGATCTCGTCGTCCACTCAGTCGAGACGCAGCGCACCCGTGTCGATCGCGTTGATCCGGGTGGCGAGGAGTGGGAGTCGGTCGATCTCGGCGCGGAGCTTTCCGAAGCCTGGGTCGATATGCGTGGTGGCTGGGATGTGCGCGCAGGACGTATTGCCGTGGCCGCAGCCTTCGCTGACCATCCGATGAACGTTTACGCCGGTGCCCTCGGTGGCGCAGCCAAGCGCCTGACCGACCTGAACCCGCAACTGCGCGACGTCGATCTGGTCGGCATGGAGCCGCTCGAGTGGAAGTCGACCGACGGCACCGTAGTCTACGGCTGGCTGATGCTGCCGCCAGACCACGACGCGAGCTCCGGCCCGCTGCCGCTCATCTCCGTCATCCACGGCGGTCCATCGGCCCAGTGGGGTAACTGGTTCCATGGCACCTGGCACGACTGGGGTCAGGTCCTTGTGCCGCACGGCTACGCCGTCTTCATGCCCAACCCGCGCGGCAGCACCGGACGTGGCGGCGCATTCACCGGCGCGAATCGCTATGACTTCGGCGGTGGTGACTTCGAGGACATCATGACCGGCGTCGATATGCTCATCGAGCGCGGCGTCGCCGATCCGGATCGACTCGGCATCTGCGGCTGGTCGTTCGGCGGATTCATGACCGCCTGGACCGTCGGCCATACCGACCGCTTCAAGGCCGCCATCGCCGGCGCGGCCTGCACGAACTGGGTCTCCAAGATCGGCACGACCGATATTCGACCGTTCAATGAGTGGAACCTCGGTGCCGTAAACGAGGATCCGGACCGCCCATGGGAGCGATCGCCGATCCGTTACGCCCGCAACGCCACCACACCAACGCTGATCGTGCATGGTCAGGCGGATGTGCGTGTCCCGGTGACGCAGGGAACCGAGTTCTACAACGCGCTCCGGGCCGCCGGGGTCGATACCGAAATGGTCTCCTACCCGCGCCAGGGCCACGCCTTCGAGCGCGCCTTCGAGCTTGACCTGCTCCAGCGCCTCGTCGGCTGGTTTGAGCGCTACCTCGGTCCAACGCAGGATTGA
- a CDS encoding aminotransferase class I/II-fold pyridoxal phosphate-dependent enzyme: MIDQNEAPFFDALRAFATGSGVPFSTPGHKRGIGAPQGMRDLLPDALGCDVPHGGGVDTTHLSYGLLKRAEALAAAAYSGDSARYLVNGSTTGNVAMLMSVANDSDTVLVTRMLHKSLMTGLIQSGARPVYLTPEIHAERNLPIGVAPSQVAEALARHADARAVVLASPSYVGISSDLRSIADICHAANVPLLVDEAWGPHLHFHPAVGPSAMQAGADAAVSSTHKMLAALTQGSTLVARRERIDVARLDTLVDMTQTTSPSALIYASLDASRRQMALEGEALLSRAIHLATELRSSLTRLPGLAVVSDDIVSASPGARLDPTRIMIDVHQLGWTGYEAEEFLRTEHGVYVEMSDLLSVMLLITIGDSEESIERAAAGLTAMAAQPRPVRHAAAARSLGELLYGGEAVTTPREAFTRPSRVVSVEASIGEISAEAITPYPPGVPIVAPGERIQAATVDYLRIGLREGMYISGMSDPTCETIRVIA; encoded by the coding sequence TTGATCGACCAGAATGAAGCGCCGTTCTTCGACGCGCTGCGCGCGTTTGCGACGGGCAGCGGGGTGCCATTCTCGACCCCCGGGCACAAGCGCGGAATCGGCGCGCCACAGGGCATGCGCGATCTGCTGCCGGACGCACTGGGTTGCGACGTACCGCACGGTGGTGGAGTCGATACGACGCACCTGTCGTACGGGCTACTGAAGCGCGCTGAGGCGCTGGCGGCGGCCGCATACAGCGGTGACAGCGCGCGCTACCTGGTCAATGGCAGTACGACTGGTAACGTGGCGATGCTGATGAGCGTTGCCAACGACAGCGACACCGTGCTCGTCACGCGGATGCTGCATAAGTCGCTGATGACCGGCTTGATCCAGAGCGGCGCTCGACCGGTCTATCTCACGCCGGAGATCCATGCCGAGCGCAATCTTCCGATCGGCGTTGCGCCGTCGCAAGTTGCCGAGGCACTCGCGCGTCATGCCGACGCCAGGGCGGTCGTGCTGGCGAGTCCGTCATACGTTGGCATCTCCAGCGATCTCAGGTCGATAGCTGACATTTGCCACGCGGCAAACGTCCCGCTCCTCGTTGACGAAGCGTGGGGGCCGCATCTGCACTTTCATCCGGCCGTCGGGCCATCTGCGATGCAGGCAGGGGCGGATGCTGCGGTATCGAGCACGCACAAGATGCTGGCGGCGCTGACGCAGGGATCGACGCTCGTCGCCCGGCGGGAGCGGATCGACGTTGCGAGGCTGGATACCTTGGTCGACATGACCCAGACGACCAGCCCGTCAGCACTGATCTATGCCTCGCTCGATGCCAGTCGTCGGCAGATGGCGCTCGAAGGCGAGGCGTTGCTGAGCCGCGCCATACACCTGGCGACAGAGCTGCGCAGTAGCCTGACGCGGCTGCCGGGGCTGGCTGTGGTTAGCGACGACATTGTGAGCGCGTCGCCCGGCGCGCGACTCGACCCGACCCGGATCATGATCGATGTTCATCAACTGGGCTGGACCGGCTACGAGGCCGAGGAGTTTCTGCGCACCGAGCACGGCGTCTACGTCGAGATGAGCGACCTGCTGAGCGTCATGCTGCTGATCACAATCGGCGACAGTGAGGAGTCGATCGAGCGGGCGGCTGCAGGGCTCACCGCCATGGCGGCGCAACCGCGACCTGTCCGGCACGCTGCTGCTGCGCGCTCGCTGGGCGAGCTGCTGTACGGCGGTGAGGCGGTCACGACGCCGCGCGAGGCATTCACGCGGCCAAGCAGAGTCGTGTCGGTCGAGGCGTCGATAGGTGAGATCAGCGCCGAGGCGATCACGCCATACCCGCCGGGCGTGCCGATTGTCGCGCCTGGAGAGCGGATTCAGGCGGCGACCGTCGACTATCTGCGCATCGGGCTTCGCGAAGGCATGTATATCTCGGGCATGTCGGACCCAACCTGTGAGACGATACGCGTCATTGCCTGA
- a CDS encoding HAD family phosphatase, protein MTTIDAVLFDMDGVLIDSEPVHFRMTVETLAHFGLPVPSEQEYDEFLFGRPDRDGFSDWLLRKHLDAPVDDLLIEKLARMTRGFAELVEPYRDGQWLARELAGHGLPLAIVTGGRRAEVNMVIDLFDLGDVFTAAISSDDVPDGKPDPGPFLAGAAALGADPAACVVLEDALPGLRAAQAAGMWPIVVDRRGDPARFAPTTPVERLDQHVLDMILERANRR, encoded by the coding sequence ATGACGACGATTGACGCAGTGCTGTTCGACATGGATGGCGTCCTGATCGATTCCGAGCCGGTGCATTTCCGCATGACCGTAGAGACACTGGCGCACTTCGGTCTGCCGGTGCCGAGTGAGCAGGAGTACGACGAATTTCTGTTTGGCCGGCCGGATCGCGATGGATTCAGCGACTGGCTGCTCCGCAAACATCTGGACGCGCCGGTCGATGACCTGCTGATCGAGAAGCTGGCTCGCATGACGCGCGGCTTCGCTGAGCTGGTCGAGCCGTACCGTGATGGGCAGTGGCTGGCACGCGAGCTGGCCGGACATGGCCTGCCGCTGGCGATCGTCACCGGCGGACGGCGAGCGGAGGTCAATATGGTCATTGACCTGTTCGACCTCGGCGACGTCTTCACGGCGGCGATCAGCTCGGACGATGTGCCCGATGGCAAACCAGACCCGGGGCCGTTTCTCGCCGGTGCGGCTGCGCTGGGTGCCGACCCGGCAGCCTGCGTCGTCCTTGAGGACGCGCTGCCAGGACTGCGTGCCGCGCAGGCAGCCGGGATGTGGCCGATCGTGGTTGATCGGCGCGGTGATCCAGCGCGCTTTGCTCCAACTACGCCGGTCGAACGCCTCGATCAGCACGTGCTGGACATGATTCTGGAGCGCGCGAACCGGCGCTAA